In Clostridium swellfunianum, a genomic segment contains:
- a CDS encoding RluA family pseudouridine synthase gives MELIKFVVNENTKDVRLDVYLSKEMQDKSRAYIQNLIEEGKVTVNSSVKKSNYKLKISDKIQIIVPEPAVLNIKPENIPLDILYEDKDVIVINKPQGMVVHPASGVYEGTLVNALLYHCKDLSGINGIARPGIVHRIDKDTSGVLVVAKNDFAHNHLALQFKEHSINRIYIALAEGVLKQEEGTIDAPLDRHPVDRIKIAVVKDGRRAVTHYRVLERYKSNTLVECKLETGRTHQIRVHMSHINHPLVGDPVYGYKKQRFKLEGQMLHAKLLGFIHPTTKEYMHFEASRPDYFEKILNILQKELL, from the coding sequence ATGGAATTAATAAAGTTTGTAGTTAATGAAAATACAAAAGATGTGAGATTGGATGTTTATCTATCCAAAGAAATGCAGGATAAATCGAGGGCTTATATCCAAAACTTGATAGAAGAAGGTAAAGTTACAGTAAATAGTTCTGTTAAAAAAAGTAATTATAAACTTAAAATAAGTGATAAAATTCAAATAATTGTTCCTGAGCCAGCTGTGCTTAATATAAAACCGGAAAACATTCCACTTGATATTTTATATGAGGATAAGGATGTTATAGTAATAAATAAACCTCAAGGTATGGTTGTACATCCAGCTTCCGGAGTGTATGAAGGAACCTTGGTTAATGCTCTGCTTTATCACTGCAAGGACTTATCGGGTATAAATGGCATTGCAAGACCAGGAATAGTTCACAGAATAGATAAGGATACCTCAGGAGTTTTGGTTGTTGCAAAAAATGATTTTGCCCATAATCATTTGGCTCTCCAGTTTAAAGAACACAGTATAAATAGAATTTATATAGCATTAGCTGAGGGAGTCTTAAAGCAAGAGGAGGGTACGATTGATGCTCCATTGGATAGACATCCGGTAGATCGAATTAAAATTGCAGTAGTAAAGGATGGCAGAAGAGCAGTTACTCATTATAGAGTTTTAGAAAGATATAAAAGCAATACGCTTGTTGAGTGCAAGCTTGAAACAGGAAGAACACATCAGATTAGAGTGCATATGTCCCATATTAATCATCCTTTAGTTGGAGATCCAGTTTACGGATATAAAAAACAAAGATTTAAGCTTGAAGGTCAAATGCTTCACGCAAAGCTCCTTGGCTTTATTCATCCAACTACAAAAGAATACATGCATTTTGAAGCCAGCAGACCTGATTATTTTGAAAAAATATTAAATATACTTCAAAAAGAATTGCTTTAG
- the pyrR gene encoding bifunctional pyr operon transcriptional regulator/uracil phosphoribosyltransferase PyrR produces MNLKTQLIDDKAIARTLTRVAHEIIERNKGIEDVVLIGIKRRGYPLAHRIAEAIEKIEGTNIPVGSVDITLYRDDLSTIGEYPVVNEDALGIEIKNKIVVLVDDVLYTGRTARAAIDAVIHHGRPKIIQLAVLIDRGHRELPIRADYVGKNIPTSKNELVSVELNEIDNIDSVKLYEL; encoded by the coding sequence ATGAATTTGAAGACACAGTTAATCGATGATAAAGCTATTGCAAGAACCTTGACTAGAGTTGCTCATGAAATAATTGAGAGAAATAAAGGTATAGAAGATGTAGTACTTATAGGCATTAAGAGAAGAGGGTATCCCTTGGCCCATAGAATTGCAGAGGCCATTGAAAAAATTGAAGGTACAAATATTCCAGTTGGAAGCGTAGATATAACACTTTATAGAGATGACCTGTCTACCATAGGAGAATATCCAGTTGTAAATGAGGATGCTTTAGGTATAGAAATTAAAAATAAAATTGTGGTTTTAGTTGATGATGTTCTTTATACAGGAAGAACAGCCAGAGCTGCTATTGATGCTGTAATACATCACGGAAGACCAAAGATAATTCAACTAGCCGTATTAATTGATAGAGGTCATAGAGAGCTTCCCATTAGAGCTGATTATGTAGGAAAAAATATCCCAACCTCAAAAAATGAGTTGGTTTCAGTAGAATTAAACGAAATAGATAACATTGACTCAGTTAAACTATATGAACTATAA
- a CDS encoding YggS family pyridoxal phosphate-dependent enzyme, with protein MSIADKIKTIKDGLTDDITLIAVSKYKSVQEINEAYDCGIRNFGENRVQELLDKNDKLPKDIRWHLIGHLQRNKVKYIVGKVELIHSLDSIKLLEEIERQYGTRNMSAKVLIQINIGEEESKTGIKPQELEHLLEVCESCKHVEVEGLMAIIPIGDEESCRNYFKQVKQIFDSIKLKKYNNIHMKYLSMGMTNDYKIAVLEGSNMIRVGTGIFGRR; from the coding sequence TTGTCTATAGCTGATAAAATAAAAACCATAAAGGATGGCTTAACTGATGATATAACCTTAATAGCAGTTTCAAAGTATAAAAGCGTTCAAGAGATTAATGAAGCTTATGATTGTGGCATAAGAAATTTCGGAGAAAATAGAGTTCAGGAACTGCTTGATAAAAATGACAAACTGCCTAAGGATATTAGATGGCATTTAATTGGACACCTGCAAAGAAATAAAGTAAAGTATATAGTAGGCAAGGTTGAGCTAATACACTCACTTGATAGTATTAAGCTTTTAGAGGAAATTGAGAGACAGTATGGTACTAGAAATATGTCTGCAAAGGTTCTTATACAAATAAATATTGGAGAGGAAGAAAGCAAGACAGGAATAAAACCTCAAGAGCTTGAACATTTATTAGAAGTTTGTGAAAGCTGCAAGCATGTAGAGGTAGAAGGGCTTATGGCTATTATTCCAATAGGTGATGAGGAAAGCTGCCGCAACTATTTTAAACAAGTGAAGCAAATATTTGATAGTATAAAGTTAAAGAAATATAATAATATTCATATGAAATATCTTTCTATGGGTATGACAAATGATTATAAAATAGCAGTCTTAGAAGGTTCAAATATGATAAGAGTCGGTACCGGTATATTTGGAAGAAGATAA
- the aroB gene encoding 3-dehydroquinate synthase encodes MEELKIDSLQAEYKVYIDNSFEEFKTYIYECYGRYSKKIFIVTDDRVASFHKNIIDYFRKDLTAKVFTIKNGEESKNYDTISDVYKFLTDNGADRDSLLIAFGGGVVGDLTGFAAATYMRGIGFINIPTTLMSQVDSSIGGKVGYNHNGIKNIIGAFYNPEAVYISTHFLKTLEKQELLDGLGEILKYGLIRNEALLDFIESNYSSILSLEEDSLIYVVKECLSIKAETIAEDYKDIGFRNILNFGHTIGHGIEIDSNYTITHGISVALGMLAALKLSEEKLQLPPQIYSRIENLYIKLGIPIRYKVDNFASFLYAIKHDKKNSDGIRFVLLEDIGLCRIKVVVSEKDILSALQRSICNVK; translated from the coding sequence ATGGAAGAACTTAAAATAGATAGCCTTCAAGCTGAATATAAGGTTTATATAGACAATAGTTTTGAAGAATTTAAAACTTACATATATGAATGCTATGGAAGGTATTCAAAAAAAATATTTATAGTCACAGATGATAGGGTAGCTAGCTTTCATAAAAATATAATTGATTATTTTCGTAAGGATTTAACGGCAAAAGTGTTTACTATAAAGAACGGTGAAGAAAGCAAGAATTACGATACAATAAGCGATGTGTATAAGTTTTTAACTGATAATGGTGCTGATAGAGACAGTTTATTAATTGCTTTTGGTGGCGGTGTTGTAGGAGACTTAACCGGTTTCGCAGCAGCAACCTACATGAGAGGTATTGGATTTATAAATATACCAACTACCTTAATGTCTCAGGTAGATAGCTCTATAGGTGGGAAGGTTGGTTACAATCATAATGGCATTAAGAATATAATTGGAGCTTTTTATAATCCTGAAGCAGTTTATATATCAACTCATTTTTTAAAGACTTTGGAGAAACAGGAACTGTTAGATGGTTTGGGAGAAATTTTAAAGTATGGTTTGATAAGAAATGAAGCATTGCTTGATTTCATTGAAAGTAATTATTCAAGCATATTAAGTCTGGAAGAGGATAGTTTAATTTATGTGGTAAAAGAATGCCTTAGTATTAAAGCTGAAACTATTGCTGAGGATTATAAAGATATTGGGTTTAGAAATATACTTAATTTTGGACACACAATTGGACATGGCATAGAAATTGATTCAAACTACACAATAACTCATGGCATATCTGTAGCGTTAGGTATGCTTGCAGCTTTAAAGCTGTCTGAAGAAAAACTTCAACTTCCTCCCCAAATATATAGCAGAATAGAAAATTTATATATAAAATTGGGTATACCAATTAGGTATAAAGTTGACAATTTTGCATCCTTTTTGTATGCTATAAAGCATGACAAGAAAAACTCGGACGGTATAAGATTTGTATTGCTGGAAGATATAGGGCTGTGCAGGATTAAGGTGGTAGTATCTGAGAAAGACATATTATCAGCTTTGCAAAGAAGTATTTGCAATGTTAAATAA
- a CDS encoding RNA-binding protein — MDKKSFISTIKFEDDNLLSNLYDKIKLAEKISRPVFTSEFYPPNVWKIVKDMNKSFNINIYTCGIFEESERKMLCMAQEEPEKYPAKLIKIQNKSKFESLDHRDYLGAIMALGIKREKYGDLILDGNNCYAAVSEEISDYILYNLTSIGRCPCKVDIIDDYSDLNISARYEDFMLHSTSLRLDCIVSSICSLSRAKAVELIQASKVLIDYVDINEKDKVIEAGTVITVRGYGKFKFIEQIGSTQRGRLKLSMKKYI; from the coding sequence ATGGATAAGAAAAGTTTTATAAGTACTATAAAGTTTGAAGATGATAATTTATTATCAAATTTATATGATAAGATTAAGCTGGCAGAGAAAATTTCAAGACCCGTATTTACATCAGAATTTTACCCTCCAAATGTTTGGAAAATAGTAAAAGATATGAACAAGAGCTTCAATATCAATATATACACCTGTGGCATTTTCGAAGAGAGCGAGAGAAAAATGCTTTGCATGGCTCAAGAGGAACCTGAAAAGTATCCTGCTAAGCTTATAAAAATACAAAACAAGTCTAAATTTGAAAGTTTAGATCACAGAGATTATCTTGGAGCGATAATGGCTTTAGGGATAAAAAGAGAAAAATATGGTGATTTGATCTTAGATGGAAACAACTGTTATGCAGCTGTTAGCGAAGAGATTAGCGATTATATTTTATATAATTTAACCTCTATAGGTCGATGTCCATGTAAAGTTGATATAATTGATGACTATAGTGATTTGAATATAAGTGCCAGGTATGAGGATTTTATGCTTCATAGTACTTCTTTAAGGCTTGATTGTATTGTTAGTTCAATATGCAGCTTGTCAAGGGCTAAGGCTGTTGAGCTCATTCAGGCATCAAAGGTATTAATTGATTATGTTGATATAAACGAAAAAGATAAGGTTATTGAAGCTGGTACTGTTATAACAGTAAGAGGATATGGTAAATTTAAGTTTATTGAGCAGATAGGTTCTACTCAAAGAGGAAGACTGAAGCTATCTATGAAAAAATACATATGA
- a CDS encoding cell division protein SepF, producing MSAKMINKMMGFLGLEEDIELEENEEKDDIIREEEVAQVESIFTSSKKPKSNVVNIHTAASAKVVIIKPNDYDEAANICDNLRNRKIVVVNTTSLEPKLAQRLLDFIGGACYALSGELQQVEKGVFILSPSNVEVSNDLKNELSSNGILNWNK from the coding sequence ATGTCTGCAAAAATGATAAATAAAATGATGGGATTTTTAGGACTTGAAGAGGATATAGAATTAGAAGAAAATGAAGAAAAAGACGATATAATTAGAGAAGAAGAAGTAGCTCAAGTTGAGTCCATATTTACTTCAAGTAAAAAACCAAAAAGCAATGTTGTAAACATACATACTGCAGCTTCGGCTAAAGTAGTTATTATAAAGCCAAATGATTATGATGAGGCTGCAAATATATGCGATAATCTAAGAAACAGAAAGATTGTAGTTGTCAATACCACATCACTAGAACCAAAGCTGGCTCAAAGACTTTTAGATTTCATTGGTGGTGCTTGCTACGCCTTAAGTGGAGAATTGCAGCAGGTAGAAAAAGGCGTTTTCATTTTGTCACCTTCAAATGTTGAAGTATCCAATGACTTAAAAAATGAACTTAGCAGCAATGGTATTTTGAATTGGAATAAATAA
- a CDS encoding small basic family protein, with protein MIAFIGLLLGIIAGVFWDINIPDKFSPYMSVAILACLDSVFGALRAALSKNFRADVFISGFFGNAVLAAALAYLGDKLNVPIYLAAVIVFGGRIFDNFAIIRRLMLEKAKSHNEVVK; from the coding sequence ATGATAGCATTTATAGGATTATTGTTAGGTATTATTGCAGGAGTATTTTGGGATATAAATATACCTGATAAATTTTCACCATACATGTCTGTTGCAATATTGGCATGCTTGGATTCTGTTTTTGGGGCACTAAGGGCAGCTCTTTCAAAGAATTTTAGGGCAGATGTGTTTATTTCAGGTTTCTTCGGTAATGCTGTTTTGGCTGCTGCGCTTGCTTATTTAGGTGATAAACTTAATGTTCCAATTTATCTGGCTGCAGTAATAGTGTTTGGAGGAAGAATATTTGATAACTTTGCAATTATTAGGAGGCTAATGCTTGAAAAAGCTAAATCACACAATGAGGTGGTTAAATGA
- a CDS encoding DUF881 domain-containing protein, producing the protein MKNNEASLFVFIASIIVGILISLNINFNRTYNRVFLTTKQYQDAYNQRNKLRTDISNMQDIYEELYDKLRKINYNKEGSNNVVGEIQNELDRNKMLLGQMDVEGQGIVITLKDLSNDLFYNEDDPDILFKIVHNYDITYIINDLRNAGAEAIAVNGQRIVESSEVICDGPLLNINGVKIASPFYISAIGNKDGLRQFMLADEHYLKEMINRGINVEVKESENIKIQGYYHELNRNFIKSVK; encoded by the coding sequence ATGAAAAATAATGAGGCATCATTATTTGTTTTCATTGCTTCAATAATAGTTGGAATACTAATATCATTAAATATTAACTTTAATAGGACTTATAATAGAGTATTTTTAACAACAAAACAATATCAAGATGCATACAATCAAAGAAACAAACTTAGAACTGATATTAGCAACATGCAGGATATTTATGAAGAGTTGTATGATAAACTGAGAAAAATCAACTATAATAAGGAAGGTTCAAATAACGTTGTAGGCGAGATACAAAATGAGCTTGATAGAAATAAGATGCTTCTTGGGCAAATGGATGTAGAAGGGCAAGGAATAGTGATAACTCTTAAAGATCTTAGCAATGATTTATTCTACAATGAGGATGATCCAGACATCTTGTTTAAAATAGTTCACAACTATGATATTACTTATATAATAAACGATCTTAGAAATGCAGGTGCTGAAGCTATAGCTGTTAATGGTCAAAGAATTGTTGAAAGCAGTGAAGTAATCTGCGACGGACCTCTGCTAAATATAAATGGAGTAAAGATTGCATCCCCTTTTTATATTAGCGCTATTGGAAACAAGGATGGGCTTAGGCAGTTTATGCTAGCTGATGAACACTATTTAAAAGAGATGATAAATAGAGGGATAAATGTTGAAGTTAAAGAATCTGAGAATATTAAAATTCAAGGATACTATCATGAATTAAATAGGAATTTTATTAAGTCAGTAAAATAG
- the lspA gene encoding signal peptidase II → MELLIVLIGIILDRITKIWALRSLATGNDIIVIKDLFAFSYLENRGAAFGIFQNRVLPLAVMTSLVIVGMVYYLVKYKPVSKLLRYSLALIIAGALGNLIDRLAYRFVVDFILLHYKDVYYFPTFNVADMFVVVGTILLAICILKDEK, encoded by the coding sequence ATGGAACTTTTAATAGTTTTAATTGGTATTATTTTAGACAGAATAACTAAGATTTGGGCTTTAAGAAGTCTTGCTACAGGAAATGATATAATTGTAATTAAAGACTTATTTGCATTTTCCTATTTAGAAAATAGAGGAGCTGCCTTTGGGATATTTCAAAATAGAGTACTGCCTTTAGCTGTCATGACTTCCTTAGTAATAGTTGGTATGGTATATTATCTTGTAAAATATAAGCCTGTTTCAAAACTACTTAGATACAGCCTGGCTTTGATTATAGCTGGTGCATTAGGAAATCTTATTGATAGGCTAGCATACAGATTTGTTGTGGATTTTATTTTGCTTCACTACAAGGATGTTTATTATTTTCCAACTTTTAACGTAGCAGATATGTTTGTTGTGGTTGGAACAATACTTCTGGCTATATGCATATTGAAGGATGAAAAATAA
- a CDS encoding DivIVA domain-containing protein: MKITAMDITNKEFKRAIRGYSAEEVDEFLDKIAEDYETLYKENSSMKEKISALNEKVEHYAKMETTIQNTLLLAQNAAEQSKQVAQKESDLIVKTANESAQRILDKAHNDVMKINDDYEQLKQEFIKFRAKFKNFMNTQVEMFNTLEKDVIKNYNIGSSFEDSLKEKDIDSEEEFKVKNIKSDDLKQDNLSEIKSFFVKED, from the coding sequence TTGAAAATAACAGCTATGGACATAACTAATAAAGAATTTAAAAGAGCAATAAGAGGATATTCTGCTGAGGAAGTAGATGAATTTTTAGATAAAATTGCAGAAGATTACGAAACATTGTATAAAGAAAATTCGTCTATGAAAGAGAAAATTAGTGCACTAAATGAAAAAGTAGAGCACTATGCAAAGATGGAAACAACAATACAAAACACTCTACTTTTAGCGCAAAATGCTGCAGAGCAGTCAAAACAAGTTGCACAAAAAGAATCAGATTTAATAGTTAAGACTGCTAATGAATCAGCACAGAGGATTTTAGATAAGGCTCATAACGACGTTATGAAAATCAATGATGACTATGAGCAATTAAAACAAGAGTTTATAAAGTTTAGAGCTAAATTTAAAAACTTTATGAATACACAAGTAGAAATGTTTAATACCTTGGAAAAGGATGTAATAAAAAATTATAATATCGGTTCAAGCTTTGAAGATTCTCTTAAAGAAAAGGATATTGATTCTGAAGAAGAATTTAAAGTTAAAAATATTAAATCTGATGATTTAAAACAAGATAATTTAAGTGAAATTAAAAGCTTTTTTGTAAAAGAAGACTAG
- a CDS encoding YggT family protein: protein MILTLRYALNLLFRFLEYAILIDVILSWVYRGRGNMFIDILHIFTEPFMAPARKLQQRLMPMSMLDFSPIIAYFIISLLRRLVFVIL from the coding sequence ATGATTTTAACTTTAAGGTATGCATTGAATTTGCTCTTTAGATTTTTAGAGTACGCCATTTTGATAGATGTAATATTGTCTTGGGTTTATAGAGGCAGGGGGAATATGTTCATAGATATACTTCATATTTTCACTGAGCCTTTTATGGCACCCGCAAGAAAACTTCAGCAAAGATTAATGCCAATGTCCATGCTTGATTTTTCACCTATCATTGCTTATTTTATTATTAGCTTGCTAAGAAGATTAGTATTTGTAATCTTGTAA
- a CDS encoding 5'-methylthioadenosine/adenosylhomocysteine nucleosidase, with translation MIIGIIGAMDEEVEQLLKDIEIERKETKARMNFYFGRLWGQNAVVVRSGIGKVNAAVCAQILIDDFKVDYIINVGIAGGIGENIKPGDVVVADNLIQHDMDTTAFGDRIGQIPRLDTYDFKCSETLVTKAKEACSYLKEGKSFVGRIATGDQFIADCDKIKWLNSEFDAVACEMEGGSIAQVSYLNKTPFVVIRSISDNASTGAHMDYEKFKNIAVDNSIIILKNMLKNM, from the coding sequence ATGATTATTGGAATAATAGGTGCAATGGATGAAGAAGTAGAACAACTGCTCAAGGATATTGAAATTGAAAGAAAAGAAACAAAGGCAAGGATGAACTTTTACTTTGGAAGGCTTTGGGGACAAAATGCAGTTGTAGTAAGAAGCGGGATAGGAAAGGTTAATGCAGCAGTTTGTGCTCAAATTTTAATTGATGATTTTAAAGTCGACTATATAATAAATGTTGGTATAGCAGGTGGAATTGGCGAGAATATCAAGCCGGGAGACGTAGTTGTAGCTGATAATTTAATTCAGCATGATATGGATACCACGGCTTTCGGAGATAGAATAGGACAGATTCCAAGACTTGATACATATGACTTTAAATGTTCTGAAACATTAGTTACGAAGGCTAAAGAAGCCTGCAGCTATCTTAAGGAAGGCAAATCTTTTGTAGGAAGAATTGCAACAGGAGATCAATTTATTGCAGATTGCGATAAAATAAAATGGCTTAACAGTGAGTTTGATGCCGTTGCCTGTGAGATGGAAGGTGGAAGCATTGCTCAGGTCAGTTATTTAAATAAGACACCTTTTGTTGTAATCAGATCAATATCAGATAATGCAAGCACAGGTGCTCATATGGATTATGAAAAATTCAAAAATATAGCAGTTGATAATTCGATAATAATACTTAAAAATATGCTAAAAAATATGTAG
- the aroF gene encoding 3-deoxy-7-phosphoheptulonate synthase, whose translation MKQLLVDKSSGDSIKVKISNIVFGSEDKIIISGPCSVEDYENMIKIARKLKRLGVHMIRGGAFKPRTSPYDFQGLQEEGLKILKQVGCEVQLPVVTEIMDTRDIEMVSGYSDMLQVGSRNMYNYSLLKELGRSKVPVLLKRGMSATLSEWLYAAEYILSFGNPNVVLCERGIRTFETYTRNTLDLNSVAVLKQKYRLPVIVDPSHGTGMKELVPNMCLASIAAGADGLIIESHINPDNAVSDARQTISISSLEKIISKVNKLKEIY comes from the coding sequence GTGAAACAATTATTGGTAGACAAGAGCAGTGGTGACAGTATAAAGGTAAAGATAAGCAATATAGTCTTTGGCTCAGAAGATAAAATTATAATATCTGGGCCATGCTCTGTTGAAGATTATGAAAATATGATAAAAATAGCAAGGAAACTAAAAAGGCTGGGAGTGCACATGATAAGAGGAGGTGCATTTAAGCCTAGAACTTCTCCTTATGACTTTCAAGGGCTGCAGGAAGAAGGACTAAAAATACTTAAGCAAGTAGGCTGTGAAGTTCAACTTCCTGTAGTAACTGAGATTATGGATACTAGAGATATAGAAATGGTGTCGGGATATTCTGATATGCTTCAGGTTGGTTCCAGAAATATGTATAATTATTCTCTTCTAAAAGAGTTAGGAAGAAGCAAGGTGCCAGTACTTTTGAAAAGAGGAATGAGTGCCACATTATCTGAATGGCTGTATGCTGCAGAGTATATACTATCTTTTGGAAATCCAAATGTTGTACTTTGTGAAAGAGGCATAAGAACCTTTGAAACTTATACTAGAAATACCCTAGACTTAAACAGCGTAGCAGTTCTAAAACAAAAGTATAGGCTGCCTGTGATAGTTGATCCAAGCCACGGCACAGGCATGAAAGAACTTGTTCCTAATATGTGTTTAGCATCAATAGCAGCAGGCGCCGACGGCCTTATTATTGAAAGTCATATAAATCCTGATAATGCTGTATCTGATGCTAGACAAACGATATCTATAAGCTCTTTAGAAAAAATAATTTCCAAGGTTAATAAACTAAAAGAGATATATTAA
- the aroA gene encoding 3-phosphoshikimate 1-carboxyvinyltransferase, translating into MKIELQRKNEAVKRTFRLPGDKSIAHRSLIIGALGKGSYKIYNFPRSLDCLSTLHCMKNIGIEAENNEDGIYVYSPGYENFSKVSVSLNANNSGTTARLLSGLICGCGIEASIDGDDSLRKRPMDRVVVPLKAMGASIESSSNLLPLKFMASEKLKGIKYKMPVDSAQVKSCVLIAGFMAEGETIVIENKSTRDHTERMFKALGADIAVNENSITIKNSDITVKDIYIPGDISSAAFILACFLLSIDSEVRIEKVLLNERRRKYLDILKRMGASLSYEISKNINGELVGNIAASSSRLNGVKIAAEEVPNIIDEIPMLSVLAAFSSGTTVIEGIKELKYKESNRIKAIANNLNSIGIKVIYSDESLEIIGKDCLVNKEVHINPYSDHRIALAFTAFAMRNEGITVIDNWDCTNISFPDSLKYFKEIFDIHIHQ; encoded by the coding sequence ATGAAAATTGAGCTTCAAAGAAAAAATGAGGCGGTTAAAAGAACATTTAGGCTTCCTGGAGATAAATCCATCGCACACAGATCTTTAATTATTGGGGCTTTAGGAAAAGGAAGCTATAAGATATATAACTTTCCCAGGAGTTTGGATTGTTTGTCAACCCTGCATTGTATGAAAAACATAGGTATAGAAGCAGAAAATAATGAAGATGGAATATACGTTTATTCTCCTGGATATGAGAATTTCAGTAAAGTTTCAGTAAGCTTAAATGCAAATAACTCAGGAACTACAGCTAGACTGTTAAGCGGATTAATTTGCGGCTGCGGAATAGAGGCTTCAATCGATGGAGATGATTCATTAAGAAAACGCCCAATGGATAGAGTAGTGGTGCCTCTAAAAGCTATGGGAGCTAGTATAGAAAGCAGCTCAAACTTACTTCCTTTGAAGTTCATGGCATCGGAGAAGCTTAAGGGCATTAAATATAAAATGCCTGTTGATTCGGCGCAGGTAAAGTCCTGTGTTCTAATAGCTGGATTTATGGCTGAGGGAGAGACTATAGTAATTGAAAATAAAAGCACTAGAGATCATACTGAAAGAATGTTTAAAGCTTTAGGTGCAGATATAGCAGTTAATGAAAATAGTATAACTATAAAAAATTCAGATATTACTGTAAAAGATATATATATCCCAGGCGACATATCTTCTGCAGCATTTATACTTGCTTGCTTTTTATTGAGCATAGACTCAGAGGTACGAATTGAAAAGGTACTGCTTAACGAGAGAAGGAGAAAGTATTTAGATATACTTAAAAGAATGGGAGCGAGTTTAAGCTATGAAATTTCTAAAAACATTAATGGCGAATTAGTGGGAAATATTGCTGCAAGCAGCAGCAGATTGAATGGAGTTAAAATAGCAGCGGAAGAAGTGCCAAATATAATTGATGAAATTCCAATGCTTTCTGTACTTGCTGCTTTCAGCAGCGGCACTACAGTCATTGAAGGAATAAAAGAGCTTAAATATAAGGAAAGTAATAGAATAAAGGCAATAGCTAATAATCTAAATTCTATAGGTATTAAAGTAATATATTCAGATGAATCATTAGAGATAATAGGAAAAGATTGCTTAGTTAATAAAGAAGTTCATATAAACCCATATAGCGATCATAGAATTGCGTTGGCTTTTACAGCATTTGCTATGAGAAATGAAGGAATAACAGTTATAGATAATTGGGATTGTACAAACATATCTTTTCCAGATTCATTGAAGTATTTTAAAGAAATTTTTGATATTCACATCCACCAGTAA
- a CDS encoding TraR/DksA C4-type zinc finger protein, translated as MNSQKLEYYKKKLLAEKNDVIALLKQMEENEAFNSKVEFATELSELSMYDNHPSDIATETFDQERGLALKEHEITIIKKIEDSLANIEEGSYGTCKSCGKKIPEERLEFIPYAEFCVTCQDAANNMRPREKNNRPVEESVLGEPFGYGVKDFDEQNYEVGYDAEDAYQDVQRFDWRENTDYDFLDEDPLYVEPIEQISNQQYKNQLPD; from the coding sequence ATGAATAGTCAAAAGCTTGAATATTATAAGAAAAAACTTCTTGCCGAGAAAAACGATGTAATAGCTTTATTAAAACAAATGGAAGAAAATGAAGCGTTTAATTCAAAGGTAGAATTCGCAACTGAACTTTCAGAACTATCTATGTACGACAATCACCCTTCAGATATTGCTACAGAAACTTTTGATCAAGAGAGGGGTTTAGCATTAAAAGAACATGAGATAACCATAATAAAGAAAATTGAAGATAGCTTGGCGAATATTGAAGAAGGAAGTTATGGAACTTGCAAATCATGCGGAAAAAAAATTCCGGAAGAAAGATTGGAATTTATACCTTATGCAGAGTTTTGTGTTACCTGTCAGGATGCAGCTAATAATATGAGACCTAGAGAAAAAAATAACAGACCTGTTGAAGAAAGTGTATTAGGAGAGCCGTTTGGGTATGGTGTAAAGGATTTTGATGAACAAAATTATGAAGTTGGATACGATGCTGAGGATGCTTATCAAGATGTTCAGAGGTTTGATTGGCGGGAAAATACAGACTACGATTTTCTAGATGAGGATCCTTTATATGTTGAACCTATAGAGCAAATAAGCAATCAGCAATATAAAAATCAGCTTCCCGATTAA